One region of Bubalus kerabau isolate K-KA32 ecotype Philippines breed swamp buffalo chromosome 6, PCC_UOA_SB_1v2, whole genome shotgun sequence genomic DNA includes:
- the HMGB4 gene encoding high mobility group protein B4, with the protein MRKRDQLKPKANVSSYIHFLLNYRNKFKEQQPNTYLGFKEFSRKCSEKWRSISKHEKAKYEALAKLDKARYQEEMMNYFGRRKKRRKRDPHAPRRPPSSFLLFCQDHYAQLKSENPSWSVVQVAKASGKMWSAKTDVDKQPYEQRAALLRAKYREELSVYRNQFNTRKTCLQESATNQCRGFEQAESDTTDESN; encoded by the coding sequence ATGCGAAAAAGAGACCAGCTAAAGCCTAAGGCAAATGTCTCTTCTTACATCCACTTTTTGCTGAATTACAGAAACAAGTTCAAGGAGCAGCAGCCCAATACCTACCTTGGCTTTAAAGAGTTTTCTAGAAAGTGTTCGGAAAAATGGAGATCCATCTCAAAGCATGAAAAGGCCAAATATGAAGCCCTGGCCAAGCTCGACAAAGCCCGATACCAAGAAGAGATGATGAATTACTTCggcaggaggaagaaaaggagaaagcggGACCCCCACGCACCCAGACGGCCTCCATCGTCCTTCCTACTCTTCTGCCAAGACCATTATGCCCAGCTCAAGAGTGAGAATCCAAGCTGGTCAGTGGTGCAGGTGGCCAAGGCCTCGGGGAAGATGTGGTCTGCAAAGACGGATGTGGACAAGCAGCCCTATGAACAAAGGGCAGCTCTCCTGAGAGCTAAGTACCGAGAGGAACTCAGTGTCTACCGTAATCAATTCAACACCCGGAAGACGTGCTTGCAAGAGTCAGCTACGAACCAGTGCAGAGGGTTCGAGCAAgctgagtcagatacaactgatgAATCCAACTAG